A window of Ignavibacterium sp. contains these coding sequences:
- a CDS encoding pyridoxal phosphate-dependent aminotransferase: MNTTKVTSGKTPINSQIVTQKIKDSKLEDLGNATIREIKRLVDEIEKATGEKFIRMEMGIPGLPPAKVGVQAEIDALKKGVAAIYPDIYGIAQLKTEASRFIKLFMNLDVSPEGCIPTAGSMMGSFASFMTIHRCNPDKDTVLLINPGFPVHMQQLKVLGIKSESFDVYNFRGEKLRDKLKSYLSKGNVSCLLYSNPNNPSWICFTEKELSIIGELCKKYDVIPIEDLAYFAMDFRKDFSKPGQPPFQPSVANYTDNFILTISSSKAFSYAGQRIGILAISDKLFNRSYPNLKNYYAKDLFGYSMIFGTLYAISAGITHSAQYALAEILRAANDGEFNFVEEVKEYGEKAKIMKELFTRYGFKIVYDKDEDEPIADGFYFTISYPGMNGGELLKELLYYGISAITLQITGSERTEGLRACVSLIQRNQFADLEYRLKRFKEDHPL; this comes from the coding sequence ATGAACACAACAAAAGTCACATCCGGCAAAACCCCAATAAACTCACAGATTGTCACACAAAAAATAAAAGACAGCAAATTAGAAGATCTTGGCAACGCAACTATCAGAGAAATAAAAAGACTTGTAGATGAAATAGAAAAAGCTACAGGTGAAAAATTCATAAGAATGGAAATGGGAATACCAGGTCTGCCACCTGCAAAAGTTGGTGTGCAGGCTGAAATTGATGCTCTTAAAAAGGGTGTTGCAGCTATCTATCCTGATATTTACGGAATTGCTCAACTTAAAACCGAAGCATCCCGATTTATAAAACTGTTTATGAATCTTGATGTTAGTCCTGAAGGTTGTATCCCAACAGCGGGCTCGATGATGGGAAGTTTCGCTTCATTTATGACTATCCATCGTTGCAATCCTGACAAAGATACTGTCCTTTTAATCAATCCCGGATTTCCGGTTCATATGCAACAATTAAAAGTACTCGGTATAAAATCAGAATCATTTGATGTGTATAACTTTCGGGGAGAAAAACTTCGGGATAAATTAAAATCATATCTTAGCAAAGGAAATGTTTCATGCTTACTCTATTCAAATCCCAATAATCCATCGTGGATTTGTTTCACTGAAAAGGAATTAAGTATCATCGGCGAACTCTGTAAGAAATATGATGTTATTCCAATCGAAGACCTTGCATACTTCGCAATGGATTTCAGGAAAGATTTTTCCAAGCCTGGTCAACCTCCGTTTCAACCATCTGTTGCGAACTATACGGATAATTTTATTCTCACTATTTCAAGCTCAAAGGCTTTTAGTTATGCCGGACAGAGAATAGGAATACTCGCTATATCTGATAAACTTTTTAATCGTTCATATCCTAATTTGAAAAATTATTATGCAAAAGATTTATTCGGATATTCGATGATATTCGGGACACTCTATGCAATTAGTGCAGGAATAACTCACTCTGCACAGTATGCACTTGCGGAAATTCTCCGTGCTGCAAATGATGGTGAATTTAATTTTGTTGAAGAAGTAAAAGAATACGGCGAAAAAGCAAAAATTATGAAAGAGCTTTTTACACGATATGGTTTTAAAATCGTTTACGATAAAGATGAAGACGAACCAATTGCTGATGGTTTCTATTTTACAATTTCTTATCCCGGAATGAATGGGGGAGAATTGCTGAAGGAATTATTATACTATGGAATCAGTGCAATCACATTACAAATTACTGGTAGTGAAAGAACTGAAGGACTAAGAGCTTGTGTGTCATTAATTCAGCGAAATCAGTTTGCTGATCTTGAATACAGACTGAAAAGATTTAAAGAAGATCATCCACTTTAA
- the mce gene encoding methylmalonyl-CoA epimerase, whose translation MSITHIEHIGIAVKNLHEAIKFYEEVLGLKCYAVEEVADQKVKTAFFMVGQTKIELLETTSPDGPIGRFIENKGEGIHHIAFAVTGLKEKLEEVKSKGVRLVDEQPRKGAEGLNIAFLHPRSTFGVLTEFCEKPE comes from the coding sequence ATGAGCATTACTCATATTGAACACATCGGCATAGCGGTTAAAAATCTTCACGAAGCAATAAAATTTTACGAAGAGGTTTTAGGATTGAAATGTTATGCAGTTGAAGAAGTTGCGGATCAAAAAGTTAAGACAGCTTTTTTTATGGTCGGACAAACTAAAATAGAATTGCTTGAAACAACATCACCTGATGGACCAATTGGGAGATTCATAGAAAACAAAGGCGAAGGAATACATCATATTGCATTTGCAGTAACAGGATTAAAAGAAAAACTTGAAGAAGTAAAATCCAAAGGTGTAAGATTAGTTGACGAACAACCGCGCAAAGGTGCAGAGGGTTTGAACATAGCATTCCTTCATCCTAGATCTACTTTTGGTGTATTAACTGAATTTTGTGAAAAACCTGAATAA
- a CDS encoding Wzz/FepE/Etk N-terminal domain-containing protein gives MSEIENKKVEQEIDELEDNRTFEEKVRDGYLKIKPYTEIVLNNKKTLIVFNTLILIISIVFLFFIKKPYFNSTVSILPEYGSKSGLMNQLSGLAAIAGINVGEAAPTEIYQNLIKSEQVLSNVIYSRYKTEKFRDSVNLIQYFEIESDEKNPEIKNRTEFLNAYKLLSEEKLSTDIDRLTKILSISVTMPEAQLAADVANKIAESLDLYIRTQRKSFATEQIFYLEKRIKEVSDSLTSAEEALKKFREQNRIVSQSPALLLEQGRLMRNVEILQTVYIELNKQMELAKIEQIRDAPVLNIKEYAKNPVQKAGPKRLSSIIQIMFVSIILSLLYIIFSERIKRR, from the coding sequence ATGAGCGAAATAGAAAATAAAAAAGTCGAGCAAGAAATAGATGAACTCGAAGATAACAGAACTTTCGAGGAAAAAGTCAGAGATGGTTATCTGAAGATTAAACCATATACAGAAATAGTTCTGAATAATAAGAAAACATTAATTGTTTTTAATACTTTAATTCTGATAATAAGTATAGTTTTTCTTTTTTTTATCAAGAAGCCATACTTCAATTCAACAGTTTCAATTCTCCCTGAGTATGGAAGCAAAAGTGGCTTAATGAATCAACTAAGTGGACTCGCCGCAATTGCAGGAATAAATGTCGGTGAAGCAGCTCCAACCGAAATTTATCAAAACCTTATTAAAAGTGAACAGGTATTAAGCAATGTGATTTATTCAAGATATAAAACAGAGAAGTTTCGTGATTCAGTAAACCTTATTCAATATTTTGAAATTGAATCCGATGAAAAAAATCCTGAAATAAAAAACAGAACAGAATTTTTAAATGCTTATAAACTGTTATCAGAAGAAAAATTATCAACCGACATTGACAGGTTAACTAAAATATTATCCATTTCTGTTACTATGCCTGAAGCTCAATTAGCAGCAGATGTTGCAAATAAGATAGCTGAATCACTTGATTTATATATAAGAACGCAAAGGAAATCATTTGCTACTGAGCAGATATTTTATCTTGAAAAGAGAATTAAGGAGGTAAGCGATTCATTGACCTCTGCTGAAGAAGCATTGAAAAAATTCAGAGAGCAGAACAGAATAGTTTCGCAATCCCCTGCATTATTACTTGAGCAAGGAAGATTGATGAGAAATGTTGAAATTCTTCAGACAGTTTACATCGAATTAAACAAACAAATGGAATTAGCAAAAATTGAACAGATAAGAGATGCTCCGGTACTGAACATAAAAGAATATGCTAAAAACCCTGTTCAAAAAGCTGGACCCAAAAGATTAAGTTCGATAATTCAGATAATGTTTGTAAGTATTATTCTAAGTTTGCTATATATAATTTTCTCTGAAAGAATTAAAAGGCGTTAA
- a CDS encoding SLBB domain-containing protein — protein sequence MRNTTRILSFIIILVFSALVTAQTQQQIEQFLKSKGVNSESDLKKLLAEENISETQAREIANYYGMNYDEFVAKYLKDVSVKPQKIEVKPIDNSSTNLTTRDSSSKENSGDSNTDLSPTSQIKPSPESGDNRYFGYNLFENIPSSFEPAEVGPIDPGYLIGPGDILRLSVWGATEFQYQLEVDAQGNIFIPTAGQVFVSGTSYESLQKKLTIYLSKFYEGLISDPPTTFLDVSLTKLRPIRIFVTGEVKNPGGYNISSFATVFNALYAVGGPLVSGSLREIKVIRNNKVITTVDLYDYLLKGQLINDVRLQNNDMVFIPPRKKSVTINGEVFRPAIYELKDSENLQKLIEYCGGLKSSAYIKRIQIKRVRPFNLRTDDPYDIEYVDIDLSKVLSKESDYELYNDDEITVFPIIDKEINFVSIEGSVYFPGKYDIKTNKTLTQLIKKAGGLLPETYYGKADIIRTNLDESKIFISIDLYELMSNPTERDLELQPRDNIKIYSIYDLVDKKNVSISGYVKNPITLPYADSLTLYDLVFRAGGLQDPFFRGRAFLQRADLIRFNPDGVTTRIIPFNLEDVLKDRSFDMKLEPGDRVLVYKADVEKVLDRFVTIEGEVRAPGKYSLSTGMTPMDLILQAGGFTEEALRTEVYVNRVSESGYPGNKISESFKVELPLMFDRENKNNQKFVLKHKDIVVVRKNPEYENQRVVRIDGEVMFPGVYALEKKSETLYDLLNKAGGPTEEAFLFGTQFNRDNQRLVVNAEELWNDYDEDLDVILKNGDIISIPKKPNSILVTGEVNNPGLYKYTPGLSVKDYIDFAGGETDSSNYILYTKANGETKKVGFGFLSSNPTVYDGSVINVIKKAPEPPSETTFDVGGTIKDVLSVIVSAVTIIVLAKQL from the coding sequence ATGAGAAATACAACCAGGATTTTATCATTTATCATCATATTGGTTTTCTCTGCTTTAGTTACTGCCCAAACTCAGCAACAGATTGAGCAATTTCTAAAGAGTAAGGGAGTGAATTCAGAAAGTGATTTGAAGAAGCTTCTTGCTGAAGAAAATATTTCTGAAACTCAAGCCAGAGAGATTGCAAATTACTATGGTATGAATTACGATGAGTTTGTAGCAAAGTACTTGAAAGATGTTTCAGTAAAACCACAAAAAATTGAAGTTAAGCCGATTGATAATTCTTCTACAAACCTCACAACTCGAGATTCTTCCTCAAAGGAGAATTCAGGAGACAGCAATACTGACTTGTCACCAACTTCACAAATTAAACCAAGTCCTGAATCCGGTGACAACAGATATTTTGGTTACAACTTATTTGAAAACATTCCATCGTCTTTTGAACCGGCTGAAGTTGGTCCGATTGACCCAGGTTATTTAATAGGACCCGGAGATATTTTAAGGTTATCAGTATGGGGTGCTACTGAGTTTCAATATCAATTAGAAGTAGATGCACAGGGAAATATTTTTATTCCTACTGCTGGTCAGGTATTCGTTTCCGGCACTTCTTACGAATCATTACAAAAGAAGTTGACAATTTATCTATCTAAATTTTATGAAGGATTGATATCAGATCCACCAACAACTTTCCTTGATGTTTCATTAACCAAATTAAGACCAATAAGAATTTTTGTTACAGGTGAAGTTAAAAATCCAGGTGGTTACAATATAAGTAGTTTTGCAACAGTATTTAATGCCCTTTATGCGGTTGGCGGACCTTTGGTTTCTGGAAGTTTGAGAGAGATCAAAGTAATCAGAAACAATAAAGTAATTACTACAGTTGACCTTTACGATTATTTATTGAAAGGACAATTGATAAACGATGTTCGTTTACAAAACAATGATATGGTTTTTATCCCACCCAGGAAAAAATCTGTTACAATTAATGGAGAAGTTTTTCGTCCTGCTATTTATGAATTGAAAGACTCAGAAAATTTACAAAAGCTTATTGAGTATTGTGGAGGGCTAAAATCTTCTGCATATATCAAAAGAATCCAGATTAAAAGAGTAAGACCATTTAACCTGAGAACTGATGATCCTTATGATATAGAGTATGTGGATATTGATTTGTCAAAAGTATTAAGTAAAGAATCTGATTATGAACTTTACAATGATGATGAAATAACCGTCTTCCCTATTATTGACAAAGAAATAAATTTCGTTTCAATTGAAGGTTCCGTTTATTTCCCCGGTAAGTATGATATAAAAACCAACAAGACTCTCACACAACTTATCAAAAAAGCCGGTGGTCTTTTACCAGAGACTTATTATGGCAAGGCAGATATTATCAGAACAAATTTAGATGAGTCGAAAATTTTCATTTCGATTGATTTATATGAATTGATGTCCAATCCGACTGAAAGAGATTTAGAACTGCAACCAAGAGATAATATTAAAATATATTCCATTTATGATTTAGTTGATAAAAAAAATGTCTCGATTTCTGGTTATGTGAAAAATCCCATCACCCTTCCCTATGCTGATAGTTTAACGCTTTATGATTTAGTATTCAGAGCCGGTGGATTACAAGACCCGTTTTTTAGAGGACGAGCATTTTTACAGAGAGCCGATCTCATAAGATTTAACCCAGATGGTGTAACAACAAGAATTATCCCTTTTAATTTAGAAGATGTGCTCAAGGATAGATCTTTTGATATGAAGCTTGAACCAGGAGATAGAGTTTTAGTTTACAAAGCCGATGTAGAAAAAGTTCTGGATAGATTTGTAACTATCGAAGGTGAGGTTAGAGCACCTGGTAAATACAGTTTAAGCACCGGAATGACGCCGATGGATTTGATACTACAGGCAGGTGGATTTACAGAAGAAGCATTACGTACAGAAGTCTATGTTAACAGAGTTAGTGAAAGCGGTTATCCTGGAAACAAAATATCCGAGTCCTTCAAAGTTGAATTGCCTCTGATGTTTGACAGAGAAAATAAAAATAATCAGAAATTTGTTTTAAAGCATAAAGATATTGTTGTAGTCAGAAAGAATCCTGAATATGAAAATCAAAGAGTTGTCAGAATTGATGGCGAAGTAATGTTCCCTGGTGTTTATGCACTCGAAAAGAAATCTGAAACACTATATGATTTGTTGAATAAAGCCGGTGGACCGACCGAAGAAGCTTTTTTATTTGGGACACAGTTTAATCGTGACAATCAGCGTCTGGTTGTAAATGCAGAAGAATTATGGAATGATTATGATGAAGACCTTGATGTAATTCTTAAGAACGGAGATATTATTTCTATTCCCAAAAAACCGAATAGCATTTTGGTAACCGGTGAAGTTAATAATCCTGGATTGTATAAATACACGCCTGGTCTTTCAGTTAAAGACTACATCGATTTTGCTGGTGGTGAAACTGATAGCTCCAATTACATTTTATACACTAAGGCAAATGGTGAAACGAAGAAAGTTGGATTTGGTTTCTTATCATCAAATCCAACTGTTTATGATGGCTCAGTTATAAATGTTATTAAGAAAGCACCTGAGCCTCCATCTGAAACTACTTTTGATGTTGGAGGAACAATTAAAGATGTCCTTTCTGTTATAGTCAGTGCCGTTACAATTATAGTTTTAGCAAAACAATTATAA
- a CDS encoding biotin/lipoyl-containing protein, which produces MKSFKFTIQGNKYDVNILNVEENIAEVEVNGTVYKVEVDKKITASKTPKLVRTVAVPSTETTPSQPKTSAPSAPKGTGHIKSPLPGVILDVFVKEGDSVKVGQKLILLEAMKMENNINADKEGVIKSVKVKKGDSVLEGDVLIEIGA; this is translated from the coding sequence ATGAAAAGTTTTAAGTTCACAATTCAAGGCAACAAATATGATGTCAATATTCTTAATGTCGAAGAGAATATTGCAGAGGTCGAAGTAAACGGAACGGTTTATAAAGTAGAAGTTGATAAAAAAATCACTGCAAGTAAAACCCCAAAACTTGTTAGGACTGTCGCTGTACCTTCAACTGAAACAACTCCTTCGCAACCTAAAACAAGTGCTCCCTCTGCGCCAAAGGGAACCGGGCATATTAAGTCACCTTTACCCGGGGTAATACTTGATGTATTCGTTAAGGAAGGTGATTCAGTAAAAGTTGGTCAAAAATTGATCTTGCTTGAAGCAATGAAGATGGAGAACAATATAAATGCTGATAAAGAAGGCGTGATTAAATCCGTTAAAGTTAAGAAAGGTGATAGCGTACTTGAAGGTGATGTTTTAATTGAAATCGGAGCTTAG
- a CDS encoding GxxExxY protein, with protein sequence MHENEIAKIIFEAGLKVHKALGPGLLESAYEECMFYELKKLAIKVEKQKALPLIYEEVKLDVGYRIDLLVENKVIIEIKSVEALNDLHLAQLLTYLKLSNCKLGLLINFNTVLFKNGVRRVVNGL encoded by the coding sequence ATGCACGAGAACGAAATTGCTAAAATAATATTTGAAGCAGGACTTAAAGTTCATAAAGCATTAGGACCAGGTTTGCTTGAAAGTGCATATGAAGAATGTATGTTTTATGAATTAAAAAAGCTTGCAATTAAAGTTGAAAAGCAAAAAGCATTACCATTAATTTATGAAGAAGTCAAACTCGATGTTGGCTACAGAATTGATCTTTTAGTAGAGAACAAAGTAATAATAGAGATAAAATCAGTTGAAGCATTAAACGATTTACACCTCGCACAGTTATTAACTTATTTAAAACTCAGTAATTGTAAGCTTGGCTTGCTAATTAATTTCAATACAGTGCTTTTCAAAAATGGTGTCAGGAGGGTAGTAAACGGATTATAA
- a CDS encoding acyl-CoA carboxylase subunit beta yields the protein MAAQDKIKELLDLREKARMGGGPKRIEAQHKKGKLTARERIELLLDEGSFEEFDMFVSHRCIDFGLAEETYLSDGVVTGYGTIDGRLVYVFSQDFTVFGGSLSEMYAQKICKIMDKAMKVGAPIIGINDSGGARIQEGVKSLGGYAEIFQRNILASGVVPQISAIFGPCAGGAVYSPALTDFIIMSKNTSYMFVTGPKVVKTVTGETVTEEELGGAMVHGAKSGVTHFVTEDEQEGIALIRKILSYMPQNNLEDPPIVPCDDPIDRLEDSLNEIIPENPSKPYDVKDIIHAVVDYNEFVEVQRHYAPNIVIGFARFNGMPVGIVANQPNYLAGVLDINSSRKAARFVRFCDAFNIPIVTFVDVPGFLPGTAQEYGGIIIHGAKLLYAYGEATVPKVTVILRKAYGGAYDVMSSKHLRGDINYAWPGAEIAVMGPKGAIEILYSKEYKDIQDLEERMKFLQQKEEEYKRKFATPYVAAKYGYLDDVIEPRNTRFRIIRALESLRTKKDTNPPKKHSNLPL from the coding sequence ATGGCTGCACAAGATAAAATCAAAGAGTTACTTGATCTCAGAGAAAAAGCAAGAATGGGTGGAGGTCCAAAGAGAATTGAAGCCCAGCATAAAAAAGGTAAACTAACAGCAAGAGAAAGAATCGAACTTCTTTTAGACGAAGGTAGCTTCGAAGAATTCGATATGTTTGTTTCGCATCGTTGCATTGATTTTGGTTTAGCCGAAGAGACTTACTTATCGGATGGTGTTGTAACCGGATATGGTACAATTGACGGAAGACTGGTTTATGTTTTCTCACAGGACTTTACTGTATTTGGTGGTTCATTGTCAGAAATGTATGCACAAAAGATTTGTAAGATAATGGATAAAGCCATGAAAGTTGGCGCACCCATTATAGGAATAAATGACAGTGGTGGTGCAAGAATTCAGGAAGGCGTAAAAAGTCTTGGAGGTTATGCAGAAATTTTTCAAAGAAACATATTAGCATCAGGAGTCGTTCCTCAGATCTCAGCAATATTTGGTCCTTGTGCTGGTGGTGCAGTTTACTCACCTGCTTTAACTGATTTTATTATTATGTCGAAAAATACGAGTTATATGTTCGTTACAGGACCGAAGGTCGTAAAAACTGTAACCGGTGAAACTGTAACAGAAGAAGAACTTGGTGGAGCTATGGTTCACGGTGCTAAATCCGGTGTAACACATTTTGTGACTGAAGATGAGCAAGAAGGTATTGCACTTATAAGAAAAATTTTAAGTTATATGCCTCAAAATAATCTTGAAGATCCTCCGATTGTTCCCTGCGATGATCCGATTGACAGACTTGAAGATTCATTAAATGAAATTATTCCTGAAAACCCAAGTAAACCTTACGATGTAAAAGATATTATTCACGCTGTAGTTGACTACAATGAATTCGTAGAAGTTCAAAGACATTACGCTCCAAATATCGTCATCGGTTTTGCGAGATTTAACGGAATGCCTGTAGGAATCGTTGCTAATCAACCAAATTATCTTGCTGGTGTACTTGATATTAATTCATCAAGAAAAGCAGCACGTTTTGTAAGATTCTGTGATGCATTCAATATTCCAATAGTAACATTTGTTGATGTGCCCGGCTTCTTACCAGGAACTGCTCAGGAATATGGTGGAATAATAATTCACGGTGCAAAATTGCTCTACGCTTATGGAGAAGCAACTGTTCCAAAAGTTACAGTAATTTTAAGAAAAGCTTATGGTGGGGCTTATGATGTGATGAGTTCAAAGCATTTGAGAGGTGACATTAACTATGCATGGCCAGGAGCTGAAATAGCTGTGATGGGACCAAAAGGTGCAATAGAGATTCTTTACAGTAAAGAGTACAAAGATATTCAGGACCTTGAAGAAAGAATGAAATTTCTTCAGCAAAAAGAAGAAGAGTACAAGAGAAAATTTGCAACTCCTTATGTTGCTGCAAAATACGGATATCTTGATGATGTAATTGAACCAAGAAACACAAGGTTCAGAATTATCAGAGCATTAGAGTCTCTGAGAACCAAGAAGGATACAAATCCTCCCAAAAAACATTCTAATCTTCCGTTATAA
- a CDS encoding M15 family metallopeptidase: protein MRLSQIPDGFVEIREVIPDIIIDLRYYSDHNFLGRKADGYNAEKCFITKPAADSLAKVQEELKRFGLSLKIYDAYRPQRAVDDFVKWAKDLSDTLTKKEFYPTIDKSKLFVEGYIAEKSGHSRGSTVDLTIVPLPVDEQPKFDFDNQCECYKSVNERFKDNSLDMGTGFDCFHPLSHTMNNKITPQQRANRMLLYSLMTKHGFKNLSEEWWHYTLINEPYPTTYYNFVIE from the coding sequence ATGCGTCTTTCTCAAATCCCGGATGGTTTTGTTGAGATAAGAGAAGTAATTCCGGATATTATTATTGATTTAAGATATTATTCAGACCATAATTTTCTTGGCCGGAAAGCAGATGGATATAATGCCGAGAAATGTTTCATAACAAAACCTGCAGCAGATTCATTAGCAAAGGTGCAGGAAGAGTTAAAGAGGTTTGGATTATCATTAAAAATTTATGATGCATACAGACCTCAAAGAGCAGTTGATGATTTTGTTAAATGGGCAAAAGATTTATCTGATACACTTACTAAAAAAGAATTCTATCCTACCATTGACAAAAGCAAATTGTTTGTGGAAGGATACATAGCAGAAAAATCTGGTCATAGCAGAGGAAGTACTGTTGATTTAACAATTGTTCCATTGCCTGTTGATGAACAACCGAAATTTGATTTTGATAATCAGTGTGAATGTTATAAATCTGTTAATGAAAGATTCAAAGATAATTCTCTCGATATGGGAACAGGATTCGATTGCTTTCATCCTCTTTCACACACAATGAACAATAAAATAACTCCGCAACAAAGAGCAAACAGAATGCTTTTGTATTCACTTATGACAAAACATGGATTTAAGAATCTGTCAGAAGAATGGTGGCATTATACCTTAATTAATGAACCTTATCCAACCACTTACTACAATTTTGTTATTGAATAA
- a CDS encoding OadG family protein has translation MLLTEILQLTQTVTDTSIVKVHRNSELFMKIDPYGIGMTVIGYVIVFIALLLLYIVFYNLTKLLTSNLKRLMRKEGHTIDKEHSFEISGEVNAAIAAALFLYYNELHDQENTVLTINRVSRAYSPWSSKIYSLRQYPR, from the coding sequence ATGTTACTGACAGAAATATTACAATTAACTCAAACTGTAACAGATACCTCTATTGTTAAGGTGCATCGAAATTCAGAGCTGTTTATGAAAATTGATCCTTATGGAATAGGAATGACTGTGATAGGATATGTGATTGTATTCATCGCTTTGTTATTGCTTTATATTGTTTTCTATAATCTAACAAAACTTCTTACAAGTAATCTAAAAAGATTAATGAGAAAAGAAGGACATACAATAGATAAAGAACATTCATTTGAAATAAGTGGTGAAGTTAATGCCGCAATAGCTGCAGCACTTTTTCTTTATTATAATGAGTTGCATGATCAGGAAAATACAGTTTTAACTATAAACCGGGTATCAAGAGCTTATTCTCCATGGAGTTCAAAAATTTACAGTTTAAGACAATATCCAAGATAG
- a CDS encoding nucleotide sugar dehydrogenase, with the protein MHKELVKKINNKSAIVGIVGLGYVGLPLALEFAHKGFKTIGFDIDEKKIPILNSGQSYIKHIGSQKVKQAVDSKKFEATSDFSRLKETDAIIICVPTPLNEHREPDMTFIENSGKVIAKYLRKGQFVSLESSTYPGTTEEILQPLFEDAPIVQGIGNKKFEVGKDFYLAFSPEREDPNNPKYSTATIPKVVGGVTPACLEIALALYNQVIVKTVPVSSPRVAEATKLLENIYRSINIALVNELKMVFDRMNIDVWEVIEAASTKPFGFQAFYPGPGLGGHCIPIDPFYLTWKAREYDINTKFIELAGEINTLMPYYVVEKAAEVLNKHKKSLNGSKVLILGASYKKDIDDMRESPSLKLIEILHEKGAEVDYHDPYVPKLFKTRKYNYDMHSVELSKENISKYDLVLLSTDHSNFDYKFISENAKLILDTRNAFRKNGIKTENLYFA; encoded by the coding sequence ATGCACAAAGAACTTGTGAAAAAAATTAATAACAAATCTGCAATCGTAGGAATTGTTGGACTTGGTTATGTCGGACTTCCGCTAGCGCTGGAATTTGCACATAAAGGATTTAAGACAATTGGTTTTGATATTGACGAAAAAAAGATTCCGATACTTAATTCAGGACAATCATATATCAAACACATTGGCAGCCAAAAAGTAAAACAAGCAGTCGATTCAAAAAAGTTTGAAGCAACATCTGACTTCTCAAGACTCAAAGAAACTGATGCAATAATAATCTGTGTTCCAACTCCACTGAATGAACACAGAGAACCAGATATGACATTTATCGAAAATTCAGGAAAAGTAATCGCAAAATATTTACGCAAAGGTCAATTTGTTTCTCTTGAATCATCAACCTATCCGGGAACTACAGAAGAAATTTTACAACCATTATTTGAAGATGCCCCAATTGTCCAGGGAATCGGTAACAAAAAGTTTGAAGTCGGGAAAGATTTTTATCTCGCATTTTCACCGGAAAGAGAAGATCCGAATAATCCCAAATATTCAACAGCAACCATTCCAAAGGTAGTCGGTGGAGTAACACCCGCCTGTCTTGAAATTGCACTTGCACTTTACAATCAGGTGATTGTTAAAACTGTACCCGTTTCTTCTCCCAGAGTTGCAGAAGCAACAAAGCTGCTTGAGAATATTTATCGTTCAATAAACATTGCTTTGGTAAACGAGCTTAAAATGGTTTTTGACAGAATGAACATTGATGTTTGGGAAGTAATTGAAGCAGCATCCACAAAACCATTTGGATTCCAGGCATTTTATCCGGGACCAGGATTAGGTGGGCATTGCATTCCGATTGATCCATTTTATTTAACCTGGAAAGCAAGAGAATATGATATCAATACAAAGTTCATTGAACTTGCAGGAGAAATAAATACTCTTATGCCCTACTATGTGGTTGAAAAAGCAGCAGAAGTTCTGAACAAGCATAAGAAATCTCTTAATGGCTCAAAGGTGCTGATACTTGGAGCATCATATAAAAAAGATATTGATGATATGCGTGAGTCCCCTTCTCTTAAACTGATTGAGATACTTCACGAAAAAGGTGCTGAAGTTGATTATCACGATCCTTATGTACCAAAGTTATTTAAAACAAGAAAGTACAATTACGATATGCATTCGGTTGAACTTAGTAAAGAAAACATTTCAAAGTATGATTTGGTTTTACTAAGTACGGATCATTCAAACTTTGATTATAAATTCATTTCAGAGAATGCAAAACTGATTCTTGATACCCGAAATGCATTCAGGAAAAACGGAATTAAAACAGAAAATCTTTATTTTGCATAA